One genomic segment of Prosthecobacter fusiformis includes these proteins:
- a CDS encoding secretin N-terminal domain-containing protein, which produces MFFSRLRPLHILSLSTLLFIPCSMRAQDEAALPPPEAPNNASAEPAPSPDAPAPPADGARPPGGPEGRGPGGFGGRRRGGEGGPGFGGPGFGGTMGGPPGGMGPGGENIQSTLAQTIRMEGDKIVLQFPNNPVADMLSIYELLTNITLIKDTNIFTDGAAVSLATPRAVTKDEAVKLIEATLLTNGYAIVMEPDGKSARILPARNQSANAVQFSHGVRFYTSALDLPDGETIVTYFMKLDFIDPEEAAAMFSGHVGLSVYGRITPVLTPPGLLLTESSTVIKQLISIREAIDVGDTGSSLVTKFIPIEYAEAATIAQIIQATLNAQAQEKETKGVNTIRGNVTSDGRGNREERKEEPARQQSANNQNNQNGQVSMLAPVPSAQVVADTRLNQILVVSSPADYAYIASLISEFDKPLQVDEPYERKLKYAAAVDVLSAITDLLQDTNSGGTVQLPGGGTIQQQRTQPLASSSSQLLTGRTTTGTRGGQVLTTSGSTSTDETASATSAGSSRADLIQGPSEDNAPISVLVGKTRVVADPMANSILVMGRKEAIDKVNGLLDKLDRKPAQVYLSTVIGQLTLGDGFEFGVDYLSALTNRNGTNFSAGSIFTRQDILGTATTAGAIGDLRNNVITNAFGPAAGLNLYGAIGDSLDIFVTALESTNRFKVLSRPSIFALNNKKATITSGQLIPVPSESTTNTNGNNNGNNVTTTVVYRDVVLKLEVVPLINVDGEVTLTIAQVNDTVIGTQLVEPNLIPIIGTEQIVTSVTVPDRNTIVLGGLISEKSDKATNGVPFLSRIPGVGNLFKDTKDSNTRSELIIFIQPQVVHDNAQLRSTSLGEDYRTQVGADAAERFPESVDVETARLSHDKEVLELEAQSKGGFFSRMFRRSNTPKAITNPPPGVRR; this is translated from the coding sequence ATGTTTTTTTCCCGGCTCCGCCCTCTCCACATCCTATCACTGAGCACACTCCTGTTCATTCCCTGCTCCATGCGTGCGCAGGATGAGGCGGCTCTACCACCACCTGAAGCCCCCAATAATGCGAGCGCTGAGCCAGCGCCCAGCCCTGATGCCCCTGCCCCGCCGGCAGACGGGGCACGCCCACCAGGTGGCCCAGAAGGGCGCGGCCCAGGTGGATTTGGAGGACGTCGCCGTGGTGGCGAAGGTGGACCCGGATTTGGCGGCCCGGGTTTTGGCGGCACCATGGGTGGTCCCCCTGGAGGCATGGGACCTGGTGGCGAAAACATCCAGAGCACGCTGGCCCAGACCATCCGTATGGAGGGGGACAAGATTGTCCTCCAATTTCCAAATAACCCCGTGGCGGACATGCTCAGCATCTATGAACTGCTGACTAACATCACGCTGATCAAAGACACGAACATCTTCACCGATGGTGCTGCGGTCAGCCTGGCCACGCCCAGAGCCGTCACCAAAGATGAAGCGGTGAAGCTCATCGAGGCCACCTTGTTAACCAATGGTTATGCCATCGTCATGGAGCCGGATGGCAAAAGCGCCCGTATCCTGCCCGCGCGCAACCAGAGCGCCAATGCGGTCCAGTTTTCCCACGGTGTGCGCTTTTATACCTCAGCCCTGGACCTGCCAGATGGGGAGACCATCGTCACCTACTTTATGAAGCTGGACTTCATTGATCCAGAAGAGGCGGCCGCCATGTTCTCCGGTCATGTCGGCCTCAGTGTCTATGGTCGCATCACGCCGGTGCTCACGCCTCCAGGTCTGCTTCTCACGGAGAGCAGCACCGTGATTAAGCAGCTCATCAGCATCCGCGAAGCGATTGATGTGGGGGATACAGGCTCCTCCCTCGTCACTAAATTCATCCCGATTGAATACGCCGAAGCAGCGACCATAGCCCAGATCATCCAGGCCACACTCAATGCCCAGGCCCAGGAGAAGGAGACCAAGGGTGTCAATACCATCCGCGGAAACGTCACCAGCGATGGTCGGGGTAATCGGGAAGAGCGCAAAGAGGAACCCGCACGCCAGCAATCAGCTAACAATCAAAACAATCAGAACGGACAGGTCAGTATGCTGGCACCCGTGCCTTCCGCTCAAGTGGTGGCGGATACCCGGCTCAATCAGATCCTGGTGGTCTCCTCCCCGGCTGATTATGCGTACATCGCCAGCTTGATTTCAGAATTCGACAAGCCCCTCCAGGTGGATGAGCCTTATGAGAGGAAGCTGAAATATGCAGCCGCAGTGGACGTCCTCAGTGCCATCACGGACCTGCTCCAGGACACAAACAGCGGAGGCACCGTCCAGCTCCCTGGTGGTGGCACCATTCAGCAACAGCGCACCCAGCCCCTGGCCTCCAGCAGCAGCCAGCTGCTGACCGGGCGCACCACCACAGGCACCCGTGGTGGCCAGGTGCTGACCACCAGCGGCAGCACCTCCACCGATGAGACCGCCTCAGCCACTAGCGCAGGATCCTCCCGCGCTGACCTGATCCAGGGGCCGAGCGAGGACAATGCACCCATCTCAGTTTTAGTCGGCAAAACGCGTGTAGTTGCAGATCCGATGGCGAATTCCATCCTGGTGATGGGCCGCAAAGAAGCCATCGACAAGGTGAATGGTCTGCTGGACAAGCTCGACCGCAAACCGGCTCAGGTTTACCTTTCCACCGTCATCGGCCAGCTCACGCTGGGTGATGGTTTTGAATTTGGTGTGGATTATCTGAGCGCTCTGACCAACAGAAACGGCACAAATTTCAGCGCGGGCAGCATCTTCACCCGTCAGGACATCTTGGGGACCGCAACCACAGCCGGAGCCATCGGCGACCTGCGAAACAACGTCATCACCAATGCCTTTGGCCCTGCGGCCGGGCTCAATCTCTATGGAGCTATTGGGGACAGCCTGGATATCTTTGTCACCGCCCTGGAGAGCACGAACCGCTTCAAGGTTCTCTCACGCCCCAGCATCTTTGCACTGAACAATAAAAAGGCCACCATCACCTCCGGGCAGCTCATTCCTGTCCCCTCTGAATCCACGACCAACACCAACGGTAACAATAATGGAAACAACGTCACCACAACTGTGGTGTATCGCGATGTGGTGCTGAAACTGGAAGTGGTACCGCTCATCAACGTGGATGGTGAGGTCACACTGACCATCGCCCAGGTCAATGACACCGTCATCGGCACGCAGTTGGTGGAGCCCAACCTTATCCCCATCATCGGCACGGAGCAGATCGTCACTTCAGTGACCGTACCCGACCGCAATACCATCGTGCTGGGGGGCCTCATCTCTGAAAAGAGTGATAAAGCTACCAACGGCGTCCCATTCCTGAGCCGTATCCCTGGCGTCGGCAATCTCTTCAAGGACACGAAGGATAGCAACACGCGCAGCGAATTGATCATCTTCATCCAGCCTCAGGTCGTGCATGACAATGCCCAGTTACGCAGCACCTCTTTGGGTGAGGACTACCGCACGCAGGTGGGTGCCGATGCCGCTGAACGCTTCCCTGAAAGTGTGGACGTAGAAACTGCACGCCTCAGCCATGACAAGGAAGTCCTGGAACTGGAAGCCCAAAGCAAAGGCGGATTTTTCTCACGCATGTTCCGCCGTAGCAATACGCCAAAGGCCATCACCAATCCGCCTCCTGGCGTGAGGAGGTAG
- a CDS encoding PilN domain-containing protein → MIPSVPPLILRYQRKITFPRNFPSKPTLKEYRMSFAATTLLLPSPDATWRVWKPRSATGGESVETPASVSSQGKPLIVGLPASACRTVGLVLPNADHEILEQIIITQMDRKGLKLEGGDQRNFRWHLLTQNASVATVSVDILAEPFPQDLALPQASDYTSALRLLTLPNGHVLITEEHGSLVLAANYQGKLYHSHLFAPATASMDEIAQEILISRLALEQDLGVGGISGIALAGTSWNDETAETLTSLTGLTVRLVPHLPPNAELDTRTWPRLLPTSVRLAQNSTARRSKLMRFGILGVLLFIALAFVSYAYLRMQEATAAELVAAVEATAEPAMQVKKTVDRWKALAPAIEPRRYPMVLLAEVTKLMPPSGIVIREFEVKDTEIDIRGEARDAQVAVQFVEDLQKHKVLGQYVWSKPQPTVREKTAQFRAQGKLQ, encoded by the coding sequence ATGATTCCATCTGTCCCACCGCTGATTTTACGGTATCAACGGAAGATCACTTTCCCCCGCAACTTCCCCTCAAAGCCGACGTTGAAAGAATACCGCATGTCGTTTGCAGCCACCACACTCCTTTTGCCCTCCCCTGATGCCACCTGGCGTGTTTGGAAACCAAGGAGTGCAACCGGTGGCGAGTCTGTGGAAACGCCCGCCTCAGTCTCCAGCCAGGGAAAGCCGCTGATCGTTGGCCTGCCGGCTTCCGCATGCCGCACGGTGGGCTTGGTGCTGCCGAATGCTGACCATGAAATTTTGGAGCAGATCATCATCACCCAGATGGACCGCAAGGGCCTGAAACTGGAGGGCGGAGATCAGCGTAATTTTCGCTGGCATCTGCTCACTCAAAACGCCTCCGTGGCGACGGTCAGTGTAGATATCCTGGCCGAGCCCTTTCCACAGGATCTGGCACTACCGCAGGCCTCGGACTATACGTCTGCCCTGCGTCTGCTGACGCTGCCGAACGGCCATGTGTTGATCACTGAGGAGCATGGTTCTCTGGTGCTGGCTGCCAATTATCAGGGGAAGCTTTATCACAGCCATCTTTTCGCGCCGGCCACTGCCTCCATGGATGAGATTGCGCAGGAAATCCTGATTTCCCGTTTAGCCCTGGAACAGGATCTGGGGGTCGGTGGCATTTCTGGCATCGCTCTGGCAGGTACTTCATGGAACGATGAAACGGCGGAAACGCTCACCAGCCTGACCGGTCTGACTGTGAGGCTAGTACCCCACCTGCCGCCAAATGCAGAATTGGATACCCGCACGTGGCCGCGCCTGTTGCCAACGTCCGTCCGCCTGGCGCAGAACAGTACCGCACGGCGCAGTAAATTGATGCGTTTTGGCATCCTGGGCGTTTTGCTTTTCATCGCCCTGGCGTTTGTTTCCTACGCCTATCTGCGCATGCAGGAAGCCACGGCAGCAGAGCTGGTCGCCGCCGTGGAAGCCACGGCAGAACCTGCCATGCAGGTGAAAAAGACGGTGGACCGATGGAAAGCGCTCGCACCTGCCATCGAGCCAAGACGTTACCCTATGGTCCTGCTGGCCGAGGTCACTAAACTCATGCCGCCGAGTGGGATCGTCATTCGTGAGTTCGAGGTCAAAGACACCGAGATCGATATCCGCGGTGAGGCACGGGACGCGCAGGTCGCCGTTCAGTTTGTGGAAGACCTGCAAAAACACAAAGTTCTGGGCCAATATGTATGGAGCAAGCCCCAACCTACCGTGCGTGAAAAGACTGCCCAGTTCCGCGCCCAGGGAAAGCTCCAGTAA
- a CDS encoding general secretion pathway protein GspK, translated as MKTLLFYDSPVNADGVHSATRLPHRSGSALMLMVWALLLMSVTVMGVVEYIRYSAEEAVLASAEFRALHLAESGLAVGLHPNARRGDKVLKQKIGPDSGFDVVINYEGARIPINFITDERLREAVYELFVRWGLNSDEASIASESLADWVDNNDEVRSNGAETAFYESQGVFELPRQKGFINVDEMLLVRGMGMVDRLKPDWREFFSVYGDGTIDLRTAFKETLIAVSGASETDVDSYISRRDGPDGIAGTEDDQRISDGEAFRMLGITGDQARSMGSILTSDDDLRRITSTGYVGEKRAQIIIIARRGDDRSLTYLARLEE; from the coding sequence ATGAAGACGCTTTTGTTTTATGATTCACCTGTGAATGCCGATGGCGTCCATAGCGCGACAAGATTGCCCCATCGTTCAGGCTCAGCACTGATGCTGATGGTGTGGGCGCTGTTGCTTATGTCTGTCACTGTGATGGGGGTGGTGGAATACATCCGCTACAGTGCGGAAGAGGCAGTGCTGGCCTCAGCCGAATTTCGTGCGTTGCATCTGGCGGAAAGCGGGCTGGCGGTGGGACTTCATCCCAATGCCCGGCGCGGGGACAAGGTGCTGAAGCAGAAGATCGGTCCCGACAGCGGCTTCGATGTGGTCATCAATTATGAAGGGGCCCGCATCCCCATCAATTTCATCACGGATGAACGTCTGAGGGAGGCGGTTTATGAGCTCTTTGTCAGGTGGGGACTGAACAGTGATGAAGCCAGCATCGCCAGTGAATCCCTGGCTGACTGGGTGGATAACAATGATGAAGTGCGCAGCAATGGTGCTGAGACTGCCTTTTACGAAAGCCAGGGCGTCTTTGAGCTGCCGCGCCAGAAAGGTTTCATCAACGTGGATGAAATGCTTCTGGTGCGTGGCATGGGCATGGTGGATCGCCTGAAGCCGGACTGGCGTGAATTTTTCAGCGTGTATGGGGATGGAACTATTGATCTGCGCACGGCATTTAAAGAAACGCTCATTGCCGTATCTGGAGCTTCGGAGACAGATGTGGACAGTTACATCAGCCGCCGGGACGGGCCGGATGGCATCGCGGGAACGGAGGATGACCAGCGCATCTCGGATGGTGAAGCATTTCGCATGCTCGGCATCACGGGCGACCAGGCACGCAGCATGGGCAGCATCCTGACCAGTGACGATGATTTACGCCGGATCACCAGCACCGGTTATGTAGGGGAAAAGCGGGCGCAGATCATCATCATCGCGCGGCGTGGTGATGACCGTTCTTTGACCTACCTCGCTCGGTTGGAGGAATAA
- a CDS encoding prepilin-type N-terminal cleavage/methylation domain-containing protein, with amino-acid sequence MFINLPPNKNCPGSLLPGFSLMEVVIALTILGMITGTLFSIIQGSVRAASQVEQLQRENDSINRFLDICRKAFTTLPSTATLTLTALDPNNPTSSGQELTISGSTHCFSFGINPISYEDTILGLRPDPNGATDANGLLLQYLSLSRDDLIPQSDSGMALRQETSGLSAPDEQGRYWMPLLPDVVQLKWRFYKEDDDTWLEEWDDSEWPALIEVQLVMKDRTTPIRMVYSVPTITIIAASTRSSSTSTSSANQSTQSNQNNRGGGNQAGGRGEQDGGGEEKK; translated from the coding sequence ATGTTTATAAACCTGCCACCAAATAAAAACTGTCCTGGAAGCCTCCTGCCGGGATTCAGCCTGATGGAAGTGGTCATCGCCCTGACCATCCTCGGGATGATCACCGGGACACTTTTTTCCATTATCCAAGGAAGCGTGCGTGCGGCGAGCCAGGTGGAGCAGCTCCAGCGGGAGAATGATTCCATCAACCGTTTCCTGGACATCTGCCGCAAGGCTTTTACCACCCTTCCCAGTACGGCAACCCTGACGCTGACAGCACTGGATCCGAACAATCCCACCTCCTCGGGACAGGAACTGACGATCAGTGGATCCACTCACTGTTTCAGCTTTGGGATCAACCCCATTTCTTATGAGGATACCATCCTGGGACTGCGGCCTGACCCGAACGGTGCCACGGATGCCAACGGCCTCCTGCTCCAATACCTGAGCCTTTCCCGCGACGACCTGATCCCCCAGAGTGACAGCGGCATGGCTCTGCGCCAGGAGACATCCGGTTTGAGTGCACCGGATGAGCAGGGCCGCTACTGGATGCCGCTGCTGCCGGATGTGGTGCAGCTCAAATGGCGCTTTTACAAGGAGGATGACGATACTTGGCTGGAGGAATGGGACGACAGCGAGTGGCCGGCGCTCATTGAGGTGCAGCTTGTGATGAAGGACCGAACCACTCCCATCCGCATGGTGTACAGCGTGCCGACGATCACCATCATCGCAGCCAGCACGCGCAGCAGCAGCACTAGCACTTCATCTGCAAATCAAAGCACTCAAAGCAATCAAAACAACCGGGGCGGCGGCAATCAGGCTGGCGGACGCGGTGAACAAGATGGCGGAGGGGAGGAGAAGAAATGA
- a CDS encoding type IV pilus modification PilV family protein: MRRSDAQVRVPGGYILLELVIALSMFAIGVLGLARALNTSMEVANILNKDQRVRIGMRSFLEEVRRKPLNEMSTTYTDVAIGVTYTSAVERVALTTTRGEILEDLYNLKIVATFVAGNDQQEESVDVYVYKPATK; the protein is encoded by the coding sequence GTGCGCCGATCTGACGCTCAAGTGCGAGTTCCAGGGGGCTATATCCTGCTTGAACTGGTGATTGCTCTATCGATGTTTGCCATCGGTGTCCTGGGGCTGGCACGGGCACTGAATACCTCCATGGAGGTGGCCAATATCCTGAACAAGGACCAACGGGTGCGCATCGGCATGAGATCCTTTTTGGAGGAAGTGAGGCGGAAGCCGCTCAATGAGATGTCCACTACTTACACGGACGTCGCCATAGGCGTGACGTATACAAGCGCTGTGGAACGGGTGGCCCTGACCACAACACGGGGAGAGATTTTGGAAGATTTATACAACCTCAAAATCGTGGCCACCTTTGTGGCTGGCAACGACCAACAGGAGGAAAGTGTGGACGTGTATGTTTATAAACCTGCCACCAAATAA
- a CDS encoding pilus assembly FimT family protein translates to MPCLVRHSSFNRGFTLVEIVISLTIIIVIAAGAVPMFKGLREEQQAREPIIELARLAKEARIRAMREKRPYQVAFYPGGFVASRYFSPYLQLAELTTFLQQGESGVYRLNPNADDNDADLDAGAGETSKTDLPLAPAGPKLDDNWEEHYSLAPDVQYRLKFWQDLEETFVEGEMVKLWVFQPSGICQPLKLHLEQPSAVFDVEFGALTADIIREAIDLR, encoded by the coding sequence TTGCCGTGCCTTGTTCGCCATTCCTCATTCAACCGTGGTTTCACCCTGGTTGAAATCGTCATCTCGTTGACGATCATCATCGTCATTGCGGCAGGTGCGGTGCCGATGTTCAAGGGGTTGCGGGAGGAGCAACAGGCGCGGGAGCCGATCATTGAACTGGCTCGGCTGGCCAAGGAGGCGCGTATCCGGGCCATGAGGGAGAAGCGACCTTATCAGGTGGCTTTTTACCCGGGCGGGTTTGTGGCCTCGCGCTATTTCAGCCCGTATTTGCAACTGGCGGAACTGACGACTTTTCTCCAGCAAGGCGAAAGCGGGGTGTATCGGCTCAATCCGAATGCAGACGATAATGATGCCGACCTGGATGCCGGGGCTGGCGAAACCAGCAAGACTGACCTGCCCCTGGCACCTGCGGGACCCAAACTGGACGATAACTGGGAGGAGCACTATAGTCTGGCACCAGATGTGCAATACCGGCTCAAATTTTGGCAGGATCTAGAAGAGACCTTCGTTGAGGGGGAGATGGTGAAACTGTGGGTCTTTCAACCAAGCGGTATTTGCCAGCCGCTGAAGCTGCATCTGGAGCAACCAAGTGCCGTCTTTGATGTGGAGTTCGGCGCACTGACGGCTGACATCATCAGGGAGGCCATTGATCTGCGATGA
- the gspG gene encoding type II secretion system major pseudopilin GspG, with product MNIPRQLQRLPRHAFTLIEIVIVLTIISILAAGSIYMLKGNVDVAKETRVDGDLQNIMTQIQLYEARNMRPPTTDQGLKALVEKPTTEPLPEKWTALMEEVPKDPWGQEYKYRYPAQKSKKAYDVWSVGKDGVDGNEDDVGNWKAGATK from the coding sequence ATGAACATCCCACGCCAACTCCAACGCCTCCCGCGCCACGCCTTCACCCTGATCGAGATCGTTATCGTGCTGACGATCATTTCTATCCTGGCCGCCGGTTCCATCTACATGCTGAAAGGTAACGTGGATGTGGCCAAGGAAACCCGGGTGGACGGAGATCTGCAAAACATCATGACCCAGATCCAGCTTTATGAAGCCCGCAATATGCGCCCGCCGACCACGGACCAGGGGCTGAAAGCGCTCGTGGAAAAACCCACCACTGAGCCGCTTCCAGAAAAATGGACGGCACTCATGGAAGAAGTGCCCAAAGATCCATGGGGACAGGAATACAAGTATCGCTATCCAGCCCAGAAATCCAAAAAGGCTTATGACGTCTGGTCCGTTGGCAAAGACGGAGTGGACGGCAATGAAGACGATGTGGGTAACTGGAAGGCTGGCGCGACGAAGTGA
- a CDS encoding type II secretion system F family protein, translating to MPSFSYTALNATGQTVTGSLAVGSKAEAFRKLEAQALTPVKVAEEAKSAKSAAETAAKTLDNQPVRLKRAQIILFTEELADMLDGGLQIDQALRVIAERQEDVGLRRVSAILRDQLREGSSVSKALKKASPSFDELYCNLVAAGEVSGSLPEILRRLAQNLVVMAELQAKVTSAMIYPAFLIGACIVLMIVFMTVMVPQITDLLAKSGQKLPFATQMLISFNNFLAQWWWLMLTVIITVSLSFKAYVATPKGLMWWHETRLKLPLFGPVIATRFYAQFAHSMGSLVGNGVPLLNSIRLVSKISANVYIQSLLAKVTGLVAEGGALSNSLKKVSHFPMTLIDMIAVGEQTGMLGRSLEKAAARYDKELDKRIKRMTALISPIIIVFMAVIVGVVAYSIISAVFQSVNGIKSRV from the coding sequence ATGCCTTCCTTCTCCTATACTGCTTTAAACGCCACCGGCCAGACCGTTACGGGTAGCCTTGCTGTGGGGTCCAAGGCGGAGGCCTTTCGCAAGCTTGAAGCGCAGGCACTGACGCCGGTGAAGGTGGCGGAGGAAGCGAAATCCGCAAAGTCGGCGGCGGAGACGGCGGCCAAAACTTTGGATAATCAGCCAGTACGACTGAAACGAGCGCAGATCATTCTTTTCACCGAAGAGCTGGCAGACATGCTCGATGGCGGGTTGCAGATCGACCAAGCGCTGAGGGTCATTGCGGAGCGCCAAGAAGACGTGGGCCTGCGCCGTGTCTCGGCCATTTTGCGGGACCAGTTGCGTGAGGGTTCCTCAGTGTCCAAGGCGTTGAAGAAAGCCTCGCCCAGTTTTGACGAGTTGTATTGCAACCTCGTCGCGGCCGGTGAAGTGAGCGGCTCGCTTCCCGAAATCCTGCGACGGCTAGCGCAGAACCTTGTGGTCATGGCGGAGCTTCAGGCCAAGGTGACTTCGGCCATGATCTATCCGGCCTTCCTTATCGGTGCATGCATTGTCCTGATGATTGTATTCATGACGGTGATGGTTCCGCAGATCACGGACCTGCTGGCCAAGAGCGGTCAAAAGCTGCCGTTTGCCACGCAGATGCTCATCAGCTTTAACAACTTTTTGGCTCAGTGGTGGTGGTTGATGCTGACGGTGATCATCACTGTTTCGCTTTCGTTTAAAGCGTATGTGGCTACTCCGAAGGGGCTGATGTGGTGGCATGAGACGCGTTTGAAGCTGCCACTTTTTGGACCGGTGATCGCCACCCGGTTTTATGCCCAGTTCGCCCACTCCATGGGCAGCTTGGTGGGGAATGGAGTTCCGCTGCTTAACAGCATCCGTCTGGTATCGAAAATCTCCGCGAATGTGTATATTCAGTCCCTGCTGGCCAAGGTAACAGGCTTGGTGGCCGAAGGCGGTGCGCTTTCAAATTCCCTCAAAAAGGTATCCCACTTTCCCATGACACTCATTGACATGATCGCCGTGGGTGAGCAGACCGGGATGCTGGGCCGTTCCCTGGAGAAGGCCGCTGCGCGTTACGACAAAGAGCTGGATAAGCGTATCAAGCGTATGACTGCGCTCATCTCCCCCATCATCATTGTCTTCATGGCCGTCATTGTCGGGGTGGTGGCATACTCCATCATTTCGGCCGTTTTCCAATCTGTAAACGGCATCAAGAGCCGGGTGTGA
- a CDS encoding type II toxin-antitoxin system RelE/ParE family toxin — protein MKVVLEEDAKQDLRESFHFYEENETGAGWYFLEKIQEEIRSLGQIGGIHRKRHGFHFYASRRFPHGVFYQVEHDTVKIAAILDSRRHPSLLQDILRTR, from the coding sequence ATGAAAGTCGTCCTCGAAGAAGATGCCAAGCAAGACCTGCGGGAAAGTTTTCACTTTTATGAGGAAAATGAAACCGGTGCAGGATGGTATTTTCTCGAAAAGATTCAGGAGGAGATTCGTTCCCTAGGTCAGATCGGAGGTATTCATCGCAAACGCCATGGCTTTCATTTCTATGCATCCCGGCGTTTTCCACACGGCGTGTTTTATCAAGTTGAACATGATACCGTTAAAATAGCGGCCATTCTAGACAGCCGTCGCCATCCCAGCCTGCTTCAAGACATTCTCCGCACTCGCTAA
- a CDS encoding addiction module protein — MIFSANPPIDLPIEKLTAAQKWELFQFLWQDVVEDHENDIAPPSWHEPILRQRLEKIESGKAVWQDLDQAFDDLRNELK; from the coding sequence ATGATCTTTTCTGCAAATCCCCCTATTGATCTGCCCATTGAGAAGCTGACGGCAGCTCAGAAATGGGAGCTTTTTCAATTTCTATGGCAAGATGTGGTTGAGGATCATGAAAACGATATTGCACCTCCATCATGGCATGAACCCATTCTTCGCCAACGCCTTGAAAAAATCGAAAGTGGCAAAGCTGTATGGCAGGATCTGGATCAGGCTTTTGATGACTTGCGAAACGAACTGAAATGA